A single region of the Gilliamella apis genome encodes:
- a CDS encoding flagellar basal body rod protein FlgF: MDRVIYTAMSGASQTLNQQSITSHNLANVSTVGFRAQLTAMKAVPIVGSSMPTRTMVTATTPTYDSTIGAFNYTGRNLDVALSQDDWLAVQLADGSEGYTRNGAIQIDENGTLNIQGFPLLGDNGVLTVPQRSQVSVSTDGTLSALGAGDKRTTIAQVGKIKKVHLERNELVRGDDGFFHATEATINNRGAVLQDNPNAKLMSGVLEGSNVNPVTAMVNLISHSRQFEMQMKQITTADENAQKANQILSLT; encoded by the coding sequence ATGGATCGCGTTATTTATACTGCTATGTCTGGCGCAAGCCAAACATTAAATCAACAGTCCATAACTAGTCATAATTTAGCTAATGTATCGACAGTTGGCTTTCGGGCGCAATTAACAGCAATGAAAGCCGTTCCCATTGTCGGTAGTAGTATGCCGACAAGAACTATGGTAACGGCAACTACGCCAACCTATGATTCAACAATCGGTGCCTTTAATTACACTGGACGCAATTTAGATGTTGCTTTATCCCAAGACGATTGGCTAGCAGTACAGTTAGCTGATGGCAGTGAAGGATATACCCGTAATGGTGCGATTCAAATAGATGAAAACGGCACACTTAACATTCAAGGCTTTCCGTTACTTGGTGATAATGGCGTATTAACAGTACCTCAGCGTTCACAAGTTAGTGTCAGTACTGATGGGACTTTATCAGCTTTAGGTGCTGGCGATAAACGCACCACCATTGCCCAAGTAGGAAAAATAAAAAAAGTTCACCTTGAACGCAATGAATTGGTACGTGGTGATGATGGATTTTTCCATGCCACTGAGGCAACCATAAATAATCGTGGTGCCGTGTTACAAGATAACCCTAATGCAAAATTGATGTCCGGAGTACTCGAAGGCAGTAATGTTAATCCGGTAACGGCAATGGTGAATCTAATTAGCCATTCTCGTCAATTTGAAATGCAGATGAAACAAATTACTACTGCCGACGAAAATGCCCAAAAAGCCAACCAAATATTATCGTTAACTTAA
- the flgE gene encoding flagellar hook protein FlgE encodes MGFSQAISGMNAASKQLDVIGNNIANSATVGFKSASISFADIYAGSKVGMGVKVAAVMQNFNDGTTTSTNNSLDVAISGNGFFRLVDSSGQIYYTRNGQFQLDADRNIISADGFQLTGYLATGTPPQIQQGSAPGPLKISQEMLNASATNKASLQTNLNSNSKVPEKQPINATDADTFNYSTTITTYDSLGNQRNVQLFYVKTADNQWDVHYLDSSDPNASLQALGQMEFDSSGKLISDPEMTININGLNGSAANSFTLSLANSTQQNMGKEVGSIKTPVVDGYAAGDLVGYSISDDGSIYGVYSNQQTMLLGQIAMADFANVNGLESAGNNNWRATLKSGGEVLGSANTGTFGLLTSGAVESSNVDMSQELVNMIVAQRNYQSNSQTIKTQDQILNTLVNLR; translated from the coding sequence ATGGGATTTTCTCAAGCAATTAGTGGTATGAATGCCGCATCAAAACAATTAGATGTTATTGGTAATAATATTGCCAATTCTGCAACAGTTGGCTTTAAAAGTGCTAGCATTTCATTTGCCGATATTTATGCTGGTTCAAAAGTAGGAATGGGCGTCAAAGTGGCTGCGGTTATGCAAAATTTTAATGATGGCACAACAACGTCAACCAATAATAGTCTAGATGTTGCTATCTCTGGTAATGGCTTTTTCCGCTTAGTTGATAGTAGTGGTCAAATCTATTATACCCGTAATGGCCAGTTTCAATTAGATGCTGATCGCAATATTATCTCAGCGGATGGTTTTCAATTAACCGGTTATCTTGCCACAGGCACACCACCACAGATCCAACAAGGTTCAGCACCAGGCCCATTAAAGATTTCACAAGAGATGTTAAATGCATCAGCAACCAATAAAGCCTCTTTGCAAACAAATTTAAATTCAAATAGCAAAGTACCTGAAAAACAACCAATTAATGCCACCGATGCTGATACCTTTAATTATTCAACTACGATCACCACTTATGATTCTTTAGGTAATCAACGTAATGTTCAGCTTTTTTATGTTAAAACGGCTGATAATCAATGGGATGTTCATTATCTTGATAGTAGTGATCCTAACGCAAGCCTACAAGCATTAGGGCAAATGGAGTTTGATTCATCAGGCAAATTAATTAGTGATCCAGAAATGACGATTAATATTAATGGGCTTAATGGTTCAGCCGCCAATAGCTTCACGCTGTCATTAGCAAACAGTACTCAACAAAATATGGGTAAAGAAGTCGGTAGCATTAAAACCCCTGTCGTTGATGGTTATGCTGCTGGTGATCTAGTTGGCTATAGTATCAGTGATGATGGCTCAATTTATGGCGTCTATTCTAACCAACAAACGATGTTATTAGGTCAAATTGCCATGGCTGATTTTGCCAATGTTAATGGCCTAGAATCAGCCGGTAACAATAACTGGCGGGCGACTCTTAAATCAGGTGGTGAAGTATTAGGCTCAGCTAATACTGGTACTTTTGGTTTACTAACCAGTGGTGCAGTTGAATCATCCAATGTCGATATGAGCCAAGAGTTAGTCAATATGATTGTTGCCCAACGTAATTATCAATCTAATTCACAAACCATCAAAACTCAGGATCAAATTCTTAATACATTGGTTAATTTAAGATAA
- the flgD gene encoding flagellar hook assembly protein FlgD: MGISNVAVSESTNMASPQALKKGTSDGNSSQELQDNFLTLLIAQMKNQDPTNPMDNSQLTSQLAQINTLAGIERLNTTLGMVSGQIDDSLSVNASNMIGKGVMVPGNKILVATSEVEGSESEKETITTPFGFELMRDAESVVITIKDENGNVVREVDLGSIPAGVSSFTWDGELNDGTLAPDGSYTFSVNATYDGQKVSSTPLSYSVVYGVINSKVNNKVLLDLGILGSISIDEVRQIL, encoded by the coding sequence ATGGGTATCTCAAATGTAGCAGTTTCAGAATCAACTAATATGGCCAGTCCACAAGCGCTAAAGAAAGGTACGTCTGATGGTAACTCTAGTCAGGAACTACAAGATAATTTCTTAACATTACTTATTGCCCAAATGAAAAATCAAGATCCTACCAATCCAATGGATAACAGTCAGTTAACCTCGCAATTAGCTCAAATCAATACGTTAGCGGGTATCGAACGACTGAATACCACATTAGGTATGGTTTCAGGTCAAATTGACGATAGCTTATCGGTCAATGCCAGCAACATGATTGGTAAAGGTGTCATGGTTCCAGGTAATAAAATTTTAGTCGCTACATCAGAAGTGGAAGGTTCGGAAAGCGAAAAAGAAACTATTACCACACCATTTGGCTTTGAACTTATGCGTGATGCTGAGTCAGTGGTCATTACCATCAAAGATGAAAATGGCAATGTTGTACGTGAGGTCGATTTAGGTTCGATTCCTGCTGGAGTTAGCTCTTTTACTTGGGATGGGGAACTGAATGATGGAACACTGGCGCCAGATGGTAGTTATACGTTTTCGGTTAATGCCACTTATGACGGGCAAAAAGTATCGTCCACACCACTATCTTACTCGGTTGTATACGGCGTAATTAATAGCAAAGTTAATAATAAAGTATTACTTGATTTAGGGATACTTGGTTCAATTAGTATTGACGAAGTACGTCAAATTCTTTAA
- the flgC gene encoding flagellar basal body rod protein FlgC — protein MMSFSIFSVSGSALMAQTQRMNVSASNLANADSVTSTSGQAYRAKQVIFQVDDNGYSNSVAGVKVAQVIEDPAPMNLVYEPNHPLADEQGYIQKPNVDVVAEMVNTISASRSYQANVEVINTAKSLILKTLTLGQ, from the coding sequence ATCATGAGCTTCTCTATTTTTTCGGTTTCTGGTTCAGCCTTAATGGCACAAACACAACGAATGAATGTCAGTGCCAGTAATTTAGCTAATGCTGATAGTGTTACCAGTACTTCTGGTCAAGCTTATCGAGCCAAACAAGTTATCTTTCAAGTCGATGACAATGGTTATTCCAATAGTGTTGCTGGAGTAAAAGTAGCACAAGTTATTGAAGATCCTGCGCCAATGAATTTAGTTTATGAACCAAATCATCCTTTGGCTGACGAACAAGGCTACATTCAAAAACCTAACGTTGATGTAGTAGCTGAGATGGTTAATACCATTTCTGCATCTCGTAGCTACCAAGCAAATGTAGAAGTGATTAACACCGCAAAAAGTTTAATACTAAAAACACTGACTCTAGGACAATAA
- the flgB gene encoding flagellar basal body rod protein FlgB, whose translation MLNKLDTFVNFHQQALNVREKRQNILATNIANSDTPNYQARDIDFNTELNRAINNQSTHNNIKLNITSAKHIQITSADFTNYNLLYRIPYQSSADGNTVEMDQERTAFMDNSIHYQSNLTFLGEQFKNVISVLQQG comes from the coding sequence ATGCTAAATAAATTAGATACTTTCGTTAATTTTCACCAACAAGCACTCAATGTTCGTGAAAAACGTCAAAATATACTTGCAACCAATATTGCTAATAGTGATACGCCTAATTACCAAGCGAGGGACATTGATTTTAATACTGAATTAAACAGAGCCATCAATAATCAATCGACCCACAATAATATAAAACTAAATATTACTTCTGCAAAACATATTCAAATAACTAGCGCTGATTTCACTAATTATAATCTTCTTTATCGTATTCCTTATCAATCATCTGCTGATGGCAACACTGTTGAGATGGATCAAGAACGAACTGCTTTTATGGATAACAGTATCCACTATCAAAGTAATTTAACCTTTTTAGGTGAACAGTTTAAAAATGTCATTTCGGTATTACAGCAAGGATAA
- the flgA gene encoding flagellar basal body P-ring formation chaperone FlgA, which produces MPQIIRLLFLFCMLGSSKIVCATALEKQISDLIHQQLIDVNVDKVVINYPTAKPQLSCDSPTLAILNKNKQWGNLTITARCENITKYIQIYVAVSGHYVIAKQAISAGTLITEQLVKMQPGQLDKLPATVILNQSEVINHLALRNINDGEVIKNSMLQKNWYVKVGQTVKVIINGEGYSIATHGKTLSNGALGESINIKLNTGNVVEGVVSEKAITIINK; this is translated from the coding sequence ATGCCTCAGATTATTAGATTGTTGTTTCTTTTTTGTATGTTAGGTAGTTCAAAAATAGTTTGTGCCACTGCACTTGAAAAACAAATTAGTGATCTGATCCATCAACAACTTATTGATGTGAATGTTGATAAAGTTGTCATTAATTATCCAACTGCAAAACCGCAATTAAGTTGTGACTCACCAACATTGGCAATATTGAACAAAAATAAACAATGGGGCAATTTAACGATTACCGCCAGATGCGAAAATATCACTAAATATATCCAGATATACGTGGCTGTGAGTGGCCATTATGTTATTGCTAAACAAGCAATTAGTGCAGGAACATTAATTACTGAACAACTGGTAAAAATGCAACCTGGTCAGTTAGATAAATTACCAGCAACAGTAATTTTAAATCAATCTGAAGTTATCAATCATCTTGCTTTACGTAATATTAATGATGGTGAAGTAATAAAAAATTCAATGCTGCAGAAAAACTGGTATGTTAAAGTCGGTCAAACCGTAAAGGTCATTATTAATGGCGAAGGTTACTCAATTGCAACGCATGGCAAGACATTAAGTAATGGGGCATTGGGAGAATCAATTAATATTAAACTTAATACGGGTAATGTTGTTGAAGGTGTTGTTAGTGAAAAAGCTATCACTATTATCAATAAATAA
- the flgM gene encoding flagellar biosynthesis anti-sigma factor FlgM, with amino-acid sequence MSIDATKLVTAVSGLLNRDLINGQNKETKASVQTSNSLNLNSNVKLSQNTIALLHSTENDIDISKIEKIKQAITNGNLVINPNKIADEIIKQTLEEIES; translated from the coding sequence ATGAGTATAGATGCAACAAAATTGGTTACAGCAGTATCGGGATTGCTAAATCGTGATTTAATAAATGGACAAAATAAAGAAACTAAAGCATCTGTGCAAACGTCAAATAGCTTAAATTTGAATAGCAATGTCAAATTGAGCCAAAACACTATCGCATTATTACATTCGACAGAAAATGATATTGATATTAGTAAAATTGAGAAAATAAAACAGGCCATTACTAATGGTAACTTAGTCATCAATCCAAATAAAATTGCAGACGAAATTATTAAGCAAACTCTTGAAGAGATTGAAAGCTAA
- a CDS encoding flagella synthesis protein FlgN — MLELDNIFNNVTVMLQSLSDILESEQQILIGTNTISQLNDVINQKSQLLIELKLLDEKRLKVSARYNIQSPYSENPELALKWQAITNTTQRLAQINRDNGILIQNRMNMTQQSIDYLKSINNPAVYTYHGYQQPETISSKRAKV, encoded by the coding sequence ATGTTAGAGTTAGATAACATTTTTAATAATGTAACAGTCATGTTGCAATCACTTTCAGATATTCTAGAGTCTGAACAGCAAATCCTAATTGGGACTAATACAATTAGCCAATTAAATGACGTTATAAATCAAAAAAGCCAATTACTTATCGAGTTAAAGTTACTTGATGAAAAACGGCTAAAAGTAAGTGCACGCTATAATATCCAATCACCTTATAGTGAAAACCCTGAGCTAGCGTTGAAATGGCAAGCCATCACTAATACCACTCAGCGATTAGCTCAAATCAATCGAGATAACGGTATACTTATTCAAAATCGTATGAATATGACACAACAATCGATTGATTATTTAAAAAGTATTAATAACCCCGCGGTTTACACTTATCACGGTTATCAACAGCCTGAAACGATTTCATCTAAACGTGCTAAAGTTTAA
- the flhB gene encoding flagellar biosynthesis protein FlhB → MADDSDLEKSEQPTDSKLKKAKEKGQIPRSRELTSLMILLVGIMLFWIMGTHFVSKLKAIIQQAMLVAHRTDDDKQIIFNLINLLTAGFWAILPIFVGLVIVAIIAPLSVGGLLFSLQSIKPNLGKLNPISGFKRLFSLRIFSELFKSILKVVLIAFAAALFLIHQFPNMLVLPSMYLNNALSQVMQLLIYASLLIVLALIPMVGFDIFYQIWSNLKKLKMSKQEVKDEFKEQEGNPQIKGRIRQMQQAMARRRMMKDVPKANVIVTNPTHYAVALQYDEKTMSAPKILAKGTDNIASKIKQIAQEHQIPQLEAPPLARALYRHGEIGKSIPAELYAAVAQILAWVYQLKRWHRYGGEKPLKPTNLSIPESLSVNK, encoded by the coding sequence ATGGCTGATGATAGTGATCTAGAGAAAAGTGAACAACCCACCGATAGTAAATTAAAAAAGGCTAAGGAAAAGGGACAAATTCCTCGATCTCGTGAGTTAACATCGCTAATGATATTGTTAGTTGGCATTATGTTATTTTGGATAATGGGAACACATTTTGTCAGCAAATTAAAAGCAATTATTCAACAAGCCATGTTAGTTGCCCACCGAACCGATGATGATAAACAGATTATTTTCAATTTAATTAATTTATTAACCGCTGGATTTTGGGCGATTTTACCTATTTTTGTGGGATTAGTTATTGTTGCTATCATTGCTCCGCTTAGTGTTGGTGGTTTGCTGTTTAGTCTACAATCGATTAAGCCTAATTTAGGCAAATTGAATCCTATTAGTGGGTTTAAACGGTTATTTAGTCTGCGAATTTTTTCAGAACTGTTTAAAAGTATTCTTAAAGTGGTTTTAATCGCTTTTGCTGCTGCCCTATTTTTGATACATCAATTTCCCAATATGCTGGTACTACCCAGTATGTATTTAAATAATGCATTATCTCAGGTAATGCAATTGCTGATTTACGCTAGTTTATTGATTGTATTAGCCTTAATACCAATGGTAGGTTTTGATATTTTTTACCAAATATGGAGCAATTTGAAAAAGTTAAAAATGTCGAAGCAAGAAGTGAAAGATGAGTTTAAAGAGCAAGAAGGTAATCCGCAAATTAAAGGGCGTATTCGACAAATGCAGCAGGCAATGGCAAGGCGTAGGATGATGAAAGATGTCCCTAAAGCTAATGTTATTGTTACCAACCCAACCCATTATGCGGTTGCTCTGCAATATGATGAAAAAACCATGAGTGCGCCCAAGATATTGGCTAAAGGTACCGATAATATAGCGAGCAAAATTAAACAAATTGCTCAAGAGCATCAGATCCCGCAATTAGAAGCGCCACCTTTAGCTCGAGCATTATATCGCCATGGTGAGATAGGTAAATCAATACCAGCAGAGCTCTATGCTGCGGTAGCACAAATTCTCGCTTGGGTTTATCAATTAAAAAGATGGCATAGATATGGTGGTGAAAAACCACTCAAACCAACCAATTTATCAATCCCAGAATCTTTATCTGTGAATAAATAA
- the flhA gene encoding flagellar biosynthesis protein FlhA codes for MKSKLTNLLSINSLKNGHYRILTGPMLILLILSMMVLPLPAFILDLFFTFNIALSIIILIVALFTKRVLDFAAFPTVLLFATLLRLSLNVASTRVVLLKGHTGSDAAGRVIEAFGHFLVGGNFAIGIVVFIILVIINFMVITKGAGRIAEVGARFALDGMPGKQMAIDADLNAGLIGEDEAKARRAEVTQEADFYGSMDGASKFVRGDAIAGLLIMAITIVGGLLVGVMQHGMTLSDASTTYVLLTIGDGLVAQIPSLIISTAAGVIVTRVTSQENISDQMLKQLFNNPQVLILTAVVIGLLGLIPGMPNLVFLMFTAILSLISWWLSKQKKLEKSVSTPQQNIAATKPSNVDASWSDVNIEDILAMEVGYGLIPMVDQNQNGELLGRIRSLRKKFAQTLGFLPPQVHIRDNLSLSPYQYKIFIKGGEIGQGEIMNNKWLAINPGTVTEQIDGIATTEPAFGLPAVWIDANNKEAAQILGYTVVDTSTMIATHFNHLLHQFASDLLGRLETQELLERIKQDIPKLVEDFIPGVVPLTTFHKILQNLLAEKVSIRDMRTIIETICEQAPNQNDAYHLLSIVRIALGRVITQQWFPGTEPIKVIGLSISLERILLQALQNTSNVEPGLAEHILQQLQQALNQQDAIGAPPVLLVNHTLRAMLAQFLRPNFPQLAVLSNLEISDNREIKVTCQIGSES; via the coding sequence ATGAAATCAAAATTAACTAATCTATTATCAATAAATAGCTTAAAAAACGGTCATTATCGAATTTTAACTGGGCCAATGCTGATTTTATTGATTCTTTCGATGATGGTATTACCTTTACCCGCATTTATTTTAGATCTCTTTTTTACTTTTAATATTGCCTTATCGATTATCATTTTGATTGTGGCACTGTTTACTAAGCGAGTTCTCGATTTTGCCGCTTTTCCCACCGTTTTATTGTTTGCAACTTTATTGCGCTTATCCCTTAATGTTGCCTCAACTAGAGTGGTGTTACTAAAAGGCCATACTGGTAGTGACGCGGCTGGTCGAGTAATTGAAGCTTTTGGCCACTTTTTAGTTGGTGGTAATTTTGCCATTGGTATTGTTGTGTTTATCATTTTAGTTATTATTAACTTTATGGTAATCACTAAAGGTGCTGGTCGGATAGCTGAAGTAGGTGCTCGCTTCGCATTAGATGGTATGCCAGGTAAGCAAATGGCTATTGATGCCGATCTTAATGCTGGATTAATCGGTGAGGATGAAGCTAAAGCTCGGCGAGCAGAAGTTACTCAAGAAGCCGATTTTTATGGCTCTATGGACGGGGCAAGTAAATTTGTGCGTGGTGACGCTATCGCTGGTTTATTGATTATGGCGATTACCATTGTCGGTGGCTTATTAGTTGGGGTGATGCAGCATGGTATGACATTATCCGATGCCAGTACAACCTATGTGCTATTAACTATTGGTGATGGATTAGTTGCGCAAATTCCTTCCCTAATTATTTCCACTGCTGCCGGTGTTATTGTGACGCGGGTCACTTCACAAGAAAACATCAGTGACCAAATGTTAAAGCAGTTATTTAATAATCCACAAGTATTAATTTTAACTGCGGTTGTAATTGGGTTACTTGGCCTTATTCCGGGTATGCCAAATTTAGTATTTTTAATGTTTACGGCTATTTTATCGCTCATTTCGTGGTGGTTAAGCAAACAAAAGAAACTTGAAAAATCAGTCTCTACTCCGCAACAAAATATAGCAGCAACTAAACCGTCAAATGTTGACGCTTCATGGTCTGATGTCAATATTGAAGATATTTTAGCGATGGAAGTTGGATATGGCTTAATCCCTATGGTTGATCAAAACCAAAATGGTGAATTACTTGGCCGAATTCGCAGTTTACGCAAAAAGTTTGCCCAAACATTAGGTTTTTTACCACCACAAGTACATATTCGCGATAACCTCTCATTATCACCTTATCAATATAAAATTTTTATAAAGGGTGGCGAGATAGGCCAAGGTGAAATTATGAATAACAAGTGGTTGGCGATTAATCCTGGCACAGTGACCGAACAAATTGATGGAATTGCAACAACTGAACCCGCATTTGGTTTACCTGCGGTTTGGATAGATGCTAATAATAAAGAAGCTGCCCAAATATTAGGTTATACCGTGGTTGATACCAGTACCATGATTGCTACTCACTTTAATCATTTATTGCATCAATTTGCCAGTGATCTATTAGGGCGTTTAGAAACGCAAGAATTACTGGAGCGCATCAAACAAGATATTCCTAAATTAGTCGAGGATTTTATTCCTGGTGTTGTACCATTAACCACGTTTCATAAAATTTTACAAAACTTGTTGGCCGAAAAAGTCTCTATTCGTGATATGCGTACGATTATTGAGACAATTTGTGAACAAGCACCTAACCAAAATGATGCTTACCATTTACTTAGTATTGTTAGAATAGCATTGGGTAGAGTGATTACTCAGCAGTGGTTTCCGGGAACAGAGCCGATAAAAGTGATTGGATTAAGTATCAGTTTAGAGCGAATATTACTGCAAGCGTTACAAAATACCAGTAATGTTGAGCCTGGTTTGGCGGAACATATACTCCAACAGCTTCAGCAAGCCCTTAATCAGCAAGATGCAATTGGTGCACCGCCAGTTTTATTAGTTAATCATACTTTGCGAGCTATGCTGGCGCAGTTTTTAAGACCTAACTTTCCACAATTAGCGGTATTATCAAATTTAGAAATTAGCGATAATCGTGAAATTAAGGTGACCTGTCAAATTGGTAGTGAATCATGA
- a CDS encoding NCS1 family transporter, giving the protein MKNNTAQSSTTPLQIDSSLLPKSSKDRTMNPLAYAFMWIGDGMNLGNMTLGASLVVAGVATMNIFQTFAATFIAILIITTIFVFNDRLGYRSGIPYVVQLRMSFGIKGAIISSLLRGIPAIVWYGFQSWIGATALNEIVKILSNGDFDNVFICFLILQFFQIALSLYGFHAIKWVETLISVVILCALVYVFILLLNNHQDIIIDKWVNAEGTWGLPFCGFIMMFLGNYAAIFLSAADYSRELKSGFSNRKRGLLYFLPIFVAYGFIITIGVMLASVTGNSNPVKAFAIVVNNPYITIVVSSFIVLGTIAVNIVANIIPPAYVITLLTKAKYKVAVTITGLLAIASFPWVLVQDTSAKGLGLFILIYSAFLGPIVAILLVEYYLLRRQKIDVNTLYDNNGQFAGFNPAAILAMLIGSAAAFYEVSLTWIVGFVVGGISYILLTKFTFKDSPFKKGTIFEKK; this is encoded by the coding sequence ATGAAGAATAACACAGCACAGTCATCGACGACACCATTGCAGATTGATAGTTCGTTATTACCCAAATCTAGCAAAGATAGAACAATGAATCCTTTGGCTTATGCCTTTATGTGGATTGGTGATGGTATGAATTTGGGTAATATGACCTTAGGTGCTAGCTTAGTCGTAGCTGGTGTCGCCACCATGAATATTTTCCAAACGTTTGCCGCAACGTTTATCGCAATATTAATCATTACCACAATTTTTGTCTTTAATGATCGTCTAGGATATCGATCAGGTATTCCTTATGTCGTGCAATTGCGAATGTCATTTGGCATAAAAGGTGCGATTATTTCTTCATTGCTCCGCGGTATTCCTGCTATTGTTTGGTATGGTTTTCAAAGCTGGATCGGTGCCACGGCACTCAATGAGATTGTAAAAATATTATCTAATGGTGATTTCGATAATGTATTTATTTGTTTCCTTATTTTACAATTTTTCCAAATAGCCTTATCACTATATGGATTCCATGCTATAAAATGGGTCGAAACCCTAATTTCAGTGGTGATTCTGTGTGCATTAGTTTATGTCTTTATTCTATTACTCAACAATCACCAAGATATTATTATCGATAAATGGGTAAATGCCGAAGGAACTTGGGGACTACCATTTTGTGGCTTTATTATGATGTTCTTGGGTAATTATGCAGCAATTTTTCTTAGTGCAGCTGATTATTCACGAGAACTAAAATCAGGTTTTAGCAATCGCAAACGTGGCCTACTCTATTTTTTACCCATTTTTGTCGCTTACGGCTTTATTATTACTATTGGTGTAATGTTAGCATCAGTCACCGGTAACTCGAATCCAGTTAAAGCGTTCGCCATTGTAGTAAATAATCCATATATTACCATTGTAGTCTCATCCTTTATTGTATTAGGTACCATTGCCGTAAATATTGTTGCTAACATCATCCCACCTGCTTATGTAATTACTTTATTAACTAAAGCGAAATATAAAGTGGCGGTAACCATTACGGGTTTATTAGCTATTGCTTCTTTCCCATGGGTGTTAGTTCAAGATACGTCAGCTAAAGGATTAGGTTTATTTATCTTAATTTATTCGGCATTTTTAGGGCCAATTGTGGCAATTTTATTGGTGGAATATTATCTGTTACGTCGACAAAAAATTGATGTAAACACGCTATATGATAATAACGGTCAATTTGCTGGTTTTAACCCTGCAGCGATTCTAGCAATGCTGATTGGCTCAGCGGCTGCATTTTATGAAGTTAGCTTAACATGGATTGTCGGTTTTGTTGTTGGTGGAATTAGTTATATTTTATTAACCAAATTTACCTTTAAAGATTCGCCGTTCAAAAAAGGAACTATTTTTGAAAAGAAATAG